Proteins encoded in a region of the Methanobrevibacter millerae genome:
- a CDS encoding TIGR03576 family pyridoxal phosphate-dependent enzyme encodes MIVNNSLDEVKKRENALSIIKDWVLNKSRESLYDLTGLSGGFIASPSEINLLETYVGPAIFEEELQKVGIEHMGGEKVLPLNRTSSGILATILTLVGENTNVVHYLAELPAHPSIPRSCKLVNANYSETDNFDEFSIPENTSLVVITGSTMDHKVIDLDNFKRVIEMAHEKDIPVMVDDASGARLRTVVFNQPKACDLGADISITSTDKLMPGPRGGLMAGRSDLIDEIKVKVNQFGLEAQPPAILAMLNGIKNFNGENLIRSFDRKDDFLTLLNQNFTNFKATPTGVMITPGDLASELKVSHNLSDNDVAYVFSFILLKEHGIITIPPVSMPGASATIRFDLSTSDAFNLDLDDLNKKIVSSFNNLKKLVINEDKCREIVFTS; translated from the coding sequence ATGATTGTAAACAACTCTTTGGATGAAGTTAAAAAAAGAGAAAATGCATTATCCATTATTAAGGATTGGGTCTTAAACAAATCCCGTGAATCATTATATGATTTGACTGGATTGTCCGGAGGATTTATAGCAAGCCCTTCAGAAATTAATCTTTTAGAAACTTATGTGGGTCCCGCCATTTTTGAAGAGGAACTTCAAAAGGTAGGTATTGAACATATGGGAGGAGAAAAGGTTTTGCCTTTAAACAGAACTTCCTCCGGAATACTTGCAACGATATTAACTCTTGTAGGTGAAAATACTAATGTTGTTCATTATCTGGCAGAATTGCCTGCCCATCCATCAATTCCAAGAAGTTGTAAGTTAGTCAATGCCAATTATAGTGAAACAGATAATTTTGATGAATTTTCAATACCTGAAAACACATCCCTTGTTGTCATTACAGGTTCAACGATGGATCATAAAGTCATAGATTTGGATAACTTTAAAAGAGTCATTGAAATGGCTCATGAAAAAGACATTCCTGTAATGGTTGATGATGCATCTGGAGCAAGGCTTAGAACTGTTGTATTCAATCAGCCTAAAGCATGTGATTTGGGTGCTGATATTTCGATAACAAGTACTGATAAATTGATGCCCGGTCCAAGAGGTGGATTGATGGCAGGTCGCAGTGATTTAATTGATGAGATTAAAGTTAAAGTAAATCAATTTGGTCTTGAAGCTCAGCCTCCAGCCATTCTTGCAATGTTGAATGGTATTAAAAATTTCAACGGTGAAAATTTAATCAGAAGTTTTGACAGAAAAGATGATTTTTTAACTTTATTAAATCAAAATTTTACTAATTTTAAGGCCACGCCCACGGGTGTGATGATTACTCCGGGTGATTTGGCCAGTGAACTAAAAGTGTCTCATAATTTATCTGACAATGATGTGGCTTATGTATTTTCTTTTATACTATTGAAAGAACATGGTATTATTACAATTCCGCCGGTTTCCATGCCTGGTGCATCAGCCACAATAAGATTCGATTTATCAACAAGTGATGCTTTTAATTTGGATTTGGATGATTTAAATAAAAAAATAGTATCTTCATTTAATAACTTGAAAAAGTTAGTTATTAATGAAGATAAATGTAGGGAGATTGTATTTACTTCTTAA
- a CDS encoding FumA C-terminus/TtdB family hydratase beta subunit, translating into MEKKINVPIKDGSVADLKIGDVISLTGNILTARDQAHKRILEQGAPRDIGGAAIFHAGPIITEEDNDYKMVAIGPTTSMRMNPYQSDVIAMGPKIVIGKGGMDDTVREALIENEAVYVVATGGCAALYVDAVEKIESVDWLDLGMPEAIWNLKVKDFGPLIVAMDSKGNSLYD; encoded by the coding sequence ATGGAGAAGAAAATTAATGTTCCGATTAAGGATGGAAGTGTGGCGGATTTAAAAATTGGTGATGTTATCAGCTTAACGGGTAACATTTTGACTGCACGTGATCAGGCTCATAAAAGAATTTTAGAACAAGGTGCTCCAAGAGATATTGGTGGAGCGGCCATTTTTCATGCAGGTCCGATAATAACTGAAGAGGATAATGACTACAAGATGGTTGCTATTGGACCAACTACTTCAATGCGTATGAATCCATATCAAAGTGATGTAATTGCAATGGGTCCTAAAATTGTAATTGGAAAAGGTGGTATGGATGATACTGTTCGTGAAGCTTTAATTGAAAATGAAGCTGTTTATGTGGTTGCAACTGGTGGTTGTGCAGCATTATATGTCGATGCAGTTGAAAAAATTGAAAGTGTGGATTGGTTAGATTTAGGAATGCCTGAAGCTATTTGGAATTTAAAAGTGAAGGATTTTGGACCTCTTATTGTGGCAATGGACAGTAAAGGAAATAGTTTATATGATTAA